The following proteins are encoded in a genomic region of Dysgonomonas mossii:
- a CDS encoding FtsW/RodA/SpoVE family cell cycle protein, translating into MEFNFLGRAFKGDKVIWCIFIALCIISLLEVFSATSTIAYRQHSHWAPILRHAAFLLIGFALVMFLQRVPSKYFSVLLLGIPLSAVLLVVTMFMGQDVNGAQRWLGIGAFTIQPSEFAKISAIGFVSFFLSKMKPDNEGWIFKTLIIGIGALCLLIAPENLSTACLLFGVCFMLMFIGQVSLRKLGLIAFVGLAAVAILLGSLTLLPDSFAKEYLPGRLATWKNRIERHSEEDKEMRNADGTIAYKITDDNYQVSHAKIAIANGGIIGLPGSGVERDFLPQAYSDFIFAIILEETGLLGGLFVLLLYVALMFRCGVLASKCEKKFPRYLILGSALILTIQALANMAVAVNLIPVTGQPLPLVSRGGTSTIITCAYFGIILACSSRLNDSDHEDVDESIANIDFEPYVKDTEEQ; encoded by the coding sequence ATGGAATTCAATTTTTTAGGGCGGGCATTCAAAGGAGATAAAGTTATATGGTGTATATTTATCGCACTGTGTATTATCTCTTTGCTTGAAGTATTTAGTGCTACAAGCACAATTGCCTACCGTCAACATAGCCACTGGGCACCGATTCTGCGACATGCGGCATTCCTGCTTATTGGTTTTGCCCTCGTGATGTTTTTGCAGAGAGTTCCCAGCAAATATTTCTCAGTATTACTATTGGGAATACCGCTATCTGCTGTTCTCCTTGTTGTCACCATGTTTATGGGGCAAGATGTAAATGGGGCACAACGCTGGCTGGGTATCGGAGCATTTACGATACAACCTTCCGAGTTTGCTAAAATTTCGGCAATCGGATTTGTCTCCTTCTTTTTAAGTAAGATGAAGCCTGACAATGAAGGTTGGATATTCAAAACCCTTATTATTGGTATTGGAGCCTTATGCTTACTTATTGCACCCGAAAACTTATCTACGGCATGTCTCCTTTTTGGCGTCTGCTTTATGCTTATGTTTATCGGACAGGTCAGCCTCAGGAAGTTAGGATTGATTGCTTTTGTTGGGCTTGCTGCTGTAGCTATTTTGCTAGGCAGCCTTACGCTCCTACCCGATTCTTTTGCAAAAGAGTATTTACCGGGACGTCTGGCTACATGGAAAAACCGTATAGAAAGGCACTCGGAAGAAGATAAAGAGATGAGGAACGCCGACGGAACTATTGCCTATAAAATAACTGACGACAATTACCAGGTATCGCATGCCAAGATAGCTATAGCTAACGGCGGTATAATCGGCTTGCCGGGAAGCGGCGTTGAACGAGACTTTCTTCCACAAGCCTATTCCGACTTTATCTTTGCCATCATCCTTGAAGAAACCGGACTGCTTGGGGGGCTATTCGTCTTGCTTTTATATGTAGCTCTGATGTTCAGGTGTGGCGTTCTGGCTTCAAAATGCGAAAAGAAGTTCCCGAGGTATCTTATACTCGGATCTGCACTTATACTCACAATACAGGCTTTGGCTAATATGGCCGTAGCCGTCAATTTGATTCCTGTTACAGGACAACCTCTGCCTCTGGTAAGCCGGGGTGGAACGTCTACCATTATCACATGTGCCTATTTTGGCATTATTCTGGCATGCTCATCCCGACTCAATGATTCAGATCATGAAGATGTGGACGAAAGCATTGCCAATATAGATTTTGAACCCTATGTAAAAGATACAGAAGAACAATGA
- a CDS encoding UDP-N-acetylmuramoyl-L-alanyl-D-glutamate--2,6-diaminopimelate ligase, producing MKLQDLLKNIDVIEIKGEQDIDVTGVFTDSRKATPGSVFIALKGVQVDGHLYIKNALELGAKVILHESKIDTSNEGITYIKVKDSADAAGKIATHWYGDPSNNLKLVGVTGTNGKTTTATLLYEMFRKLGYKVGLLSTVANYIDGKVYHATHTTPDPISLNEMLKNMVDAGCEYAFMEVSSHAIHQKRISGLKFEGGIFTNLTQDHLDYHKTMGEYLKAKKAFFDQLPETAFALTNIDDKNGLVMLQNTKAKTSTYSVHSLADFKARIIEKHFDGTAIEINGKELQVQFVGVFNVYNLLAVYGATILLGQSSEEALLVLSTLKPVSGRFETIRSSQGFTAIVDYAHTPDALTNVLEAIHEVLEGNGRVITVVGCGGNRDKTKRPIMAREAVRLSDQVILTSDNPRYEEPQAIINDMADGLNSEQLKKALLIVEREQAIKTACALAKAGDVILIAGKGHEDYQDVKGVKHHFDDKEIVKNIFGE from the coding sequence AGATGTAACCGGAGTTTTTACAGACTCCCGCAAGGCAACTCCCGGATCGGTTTTCATTGCTCTTAAAGGCGTTCAGGTGGATGGTCATCTATATATAAAAAACGCTCTGGAACTAGGGGCTAAAGTTATTCTTCACGAAAGCAAAATAGATACTTCTAACGAAGGCATCACATATATAAAAGTAAAAGACAGCGCCGATGCTGCCGGAAAGATAGCTACACATTGGTACGGCGACCCGTCAAACAATCTGAAGCTGGTAGGTGTGACAGGCACAAACGGAAAAACAACAACAGCCACACTCCTTTATGAGATGTTCCGCAAGTTGGGATATAAAGTCGGCTTGTTGTCAACCGTAGCCAATTATATAGATGGCAAAGTATATCATGCCACACATACTACCCCCGACCCTATTTCGTTGAACGAAATGCTCAAAAATATGGTAGATGCAGGGTGCGAATATGCCTTTATGGAAGTAAGCTCGCACGCTATTCATCAGAAACGTATAAGTGGTCTAAAATTTGAAGGGGGAATATTTACCAACCTTACACAAGATCATTTGGACTACCATAAAACAATGGGCGAATACTTAAAAGCGAAGAAAGCTTTCTTCGACCAACTACCCGAAACAGCATTCGCTCTTACCAATATCGATGACAAAAACGGATTGGTAATGTTACAAAATACAAAGGCTAAAACAAGTACTTATTCTGTTCATTCTTTAGCCGATTTCAAAGCACGAATCATCGAAAAACACTTCGATGGTACTGCAATAGAAATCAATGGCAAAGAGTTGCAAGTACAGTTCGTGGGAGTATTTAATGTATACAACCTGCTTGCTGTCTACGGGGCAACCATATTGTTAGGACAAAGCTCGGAAGAAGCTCTGCTTGTACTTAGTACTCTGAAACCGGTATCAGGACGCTTCGAGACAATCCGTTCATCTCAAGGCTTTACTGCAATTGTAGACTATGCGCACACGCCCGATGCTCTTACGAATGTATTGGAAGCAATACACGAGGTATTGGAAGGAAATGGTCGTGTAATAACAGTTGTTGGTTGCGGAGGAAACAGGGATAAGACAAAACGTCCGATCATGGCACGCGAAGCTGTGCGTTTGAGCGATCAGGTTATACTTACATCCGATAACCCTCGCTACGAAGAGCCACAGGCTATAATCAATGATATGGCAGATGGGCTAAACAGCGAACAATTGAAAAAAGCACTTCTGATTGTAGAACGTGAACAGGCCATAAAAACGGCATGTGCACTGGCTAAAGCGGGAGATGTAATCCTTATTGCAGGAAAAGGGCACGAAGATTATCAAGATGTAAAAGGAGTAAAACATCATTTTGATGATAAAGAAATAGTTAAGAACATTTTTGGAGAATAA
- the murD gene encoding UDP-N-acetylmuramoyl-L-alanine--D-glutamate ligase: MMNKIIILGGGESGVGSAILAQAKGFDVFLSDSGSLKDQYKAELDQYGIPYEEKGHTEDLILAATEIIKSPGIPNYAPLVHKAADKGIPILSEMEFAKRYTSAKMICITGSNGKTTTTSLIYHILKSAGLNVGLGGNIGRSFARQVAEDNFDYYVLELSSFQLENMYSFKADIAILLNITPDHLDRYDHDMQKYVDAKMRIVQNQTEEDAFIFWEEDPIVSKEIQKLVSKGKQYTFADHKVGNAIAYPENNEIKIDTPKSVFIMKEDLLALEGTHNLYNSLASGITAKLLDITDENLRHSLSDFQGVEHRLEKVAKVRGIQFINDSKATNVNSCWYALQSMKTKVVLILGGTDKGNDYREIEQLVKDKVRALVFLGVDNSKLHKFFDGKIDNIVDTSSMKDAVEKSYALAQEGDTVLLSPCCASFDLFQNYEDRGDQFKEYVRKL; the protein is encoded by the coding sequence ATGATGAACAAGATTATCATATTAGGAGGAGGAGAGAGCGGCGTAGGCTCGGCTATACTGGCACAAGCAAAAGGATTTGATGTTTTTTTGTCTGACAGCGGGTCGTTAAAAGACCAGTACAAAGCCGAACTCGATCAGTATGGCATACCTTACGAGGAAAAAGGACATACAGAAGACCTCATACTGGCTGCAACCGAGATCATAAAAAGCCCGGGTATTCCTAATTATGCACCTCTTGTTCACAAAGCAGCAGATAAGGGAATTCCTATCCTATCGGAGATGGAATTTGCCAAACGCTACACTTCCGCAAAAATGATCTGTATTACAGGCAGTAATGGGAAGACAACTACTACCAGCCTCATCTACCATATACTGAAATCGGCAGGACTAAATGTAGGTCTTGGAGGAAACATCGGAAGAAGTTTTGCCCGTCAGGTAGCAGAAGATAATTTTGATTATTATGTATTGGAATTAAGTAGTTTCCAGCTGGAAAACATGTACTCGTTTAAGGCAGATATCGCCATTCTTTTAAATATCACCCCCGATCATCTCGACAGATACGATCATGATATGCAAAAGTATGTTGATGCCAAAATGCGTATTGTACAAAACCAAACGGAAGAAGATGCTTTTATATTTTGGGAAGAAGACCCGATTGTAAGCAAAGAAATACAAAAGCTGGTATCGAAAGGCAAACAATATACATTTGCCGACCACAAAGTGGGTAATGCTATTGCATACCCCGAAAACAATGAAATAAAAATAGATACTCCTAAATCGGTTTTCATTATGAAAGAAGATTTACTAGCACTCGAAGGAACACATAATCTGTATAACTCGCTTGCATCAGGTATCACGGCAAAGTTGCTGGATATAACAGATGAGAACCTGCGCCACTCGCTTAGTGATTTTCAGGGAGTAGAACATCGCCTTGAAAAAGTGGCCAAAGTGAGAGGTATACAGTTTATAAACGACTCCAAGGCGACTAATGTTAATTCGTGCTGGTATGCTTTACAAAGCATGAAAACGAAGGTTGTCCTTATTTTAGGAGGAACAGATAAGGGGAATGACTATAGAGAGATCGAACAATTGGTTAAAGATAAAGTTCGCGCTTTGGTTTTCCTCGGAGTTGACAACAGTAAGCTGCATAAATTCTTTGATGGTAAAATAGACAATATTGTAGATACCTCATCAATGAAGGATGCAGTAGAAAAATCTTACGCATTGGCTCAAGAAGGAGATACGGTTTTACTATCGCCTTGCTGCGCCAGTTTCGACCTCTTCCAGAATTATGAGGATAGAGGTGATCAGTTTAAAGAATACGTCAGAAAACTGTAA
- the mraY gene encoding phospho-N-acetylmuramoyl-pentapeptide-transferase, whose protein sequence is MLYYLFDYLDKLDFPGAGMFRYVSFRAAMAVIFSLLISTIIGRRIIDKLQKLQIGETVRNLGLEGQLSKKGTPTMGGVIIIIAILTPVLLFARIDNVYIILMLITTIWLGALGFLDDYIKVFKKDKEGLQGKFKIVAQVGLGLIVGLTIYLSPDIIIRENIEYRNQDNVIERVSYVAEGVKSTQTTIPFMKNNNLDYEDLVGFMGEYAEPAAWILFVFIVIFIVTAVSNGANLTDGLDGLAAGSSAIIGVTLGILAYVSGHMEFASYLNIMFIPGSQELVIFAAAFIGATIGFLWYNAFPAQVFMGDTGSLTLGGIIGVFAVVIHKELLLPILCGIFFVESISVMMQVAFFKFTKKKYGEGRRVFKMTPLHHHFQKAGNSGIQALFQKPIGPIPESKIVVRFWIIGIILAVLTLATLKMR, encoded by the coding sequence ATGCTATATTATTTATTCGATTACTTAGACAAATTAGATTTCCCGGGAGCAGGGATGTTTCGCTATGTCTCATTCAGGGCAGCCATGGCTGTAATATTCTCCTTGCTGATTTCTACGATTATAGGAAGACGGATCATCGACAAATTGCAAAAGCTGCAAATAGGTGAAACAGTCCGTAATCTTGGTCTTGAAGGACAACTAAGTAAAAAAGGAACCCCTACCATGGGCGGTGTTATCATTATTATAGCAATACTAACACCTGTACTACTTTTTGCCCGAATAGACAATGTATATATCATTCTCATGTTGATCACAACAATATGGCTTGGTGCACTGGGCTTTCTGGACGACTATATAAAAGTTTTCAAAAAAGATAAAGAAGGGTTACAAGGTAAATTTAAAATAGTGGCACAGGTCGGACTGGGATTGATAGTGGGTCTGACAATATACCTGAGTCCCGATATAATCATCCGCGAGAATATAGAATACCGTAATCAGGACAATGTAATAGAGCGTGTAAGTTATGTAGCTGAAGGAGTAAAATCCACTCAGACAACAATCCCATTTATGAAAAATAACAACCTCGACTACGAGGATCTTGTTGGCTTTATGGGAGAATATGCCGAACCGGCAGCATGGATACTGTTTGTGTTCATCGTTATTTTTATTGTAACTGCCGTCTCCAATGGTGCCAACCTTACCGACGGACTGGATGGGTTAGCAGCCGGAAGCTCTGCCATTATCGGGGTAACACTCGGGATACTCGCGTATGTTTCCGGGCACATGGAGTTTGCGTCTTACCTTAATATTATGTTTATACCCGGGAGTCAGGAGCTCGTGATATTTGCCGCTGCATTTATCGGAGCTACGATTGGTTTCCTTTGGTATAACGCCTTCCCTGCACAGGTTTTCATGGGAGATACGGGTAGTCTGACATTAGGGGGAATTATCGGCGTTTTTGCAGTTGTAATTCACAAAGAATTGCTACTCCCTATTCTCTGTGGAATATTCTTTGTAGAGAGTATTTCGGTAATGATGCAAGTGGCATTCTTCAAATTCACAAAGAAAAAATACGGAGAAGGCAGACGTGTTTTCAAAATGACTCCTTTGCACCATCATTTTCAGAAAGCAGGAAATTCGGGAATACAAGCCTTATTTCAAAAACCAATAGGGCCTATACCCGAGTCGAAGATTGTAGTCCGTTTTTGGATTATTGGAATTATTCTGGCAGTACTTACATTGGCAACATTAAAAATGCGATAA